In one Thermanaerovibrio velox DSM 12556 genomic region, the following are encoded:
- a CDS encoding PTS fructose transporter subunit IIC, with protein sequence MRFVAVTSCPTGIAHTYMAAEKLSRAAQARGHEIKVETQGSIGVENRLTEEDIRLADGVIIAAGKGVDKERFRGKRLIEVSVAEGIKMAEGIIERLEKGEAPVFTGSLEGREEASETAVVKGKGMPVYQNLMNGVSYMIPFVVIGGLLIALSLAIGGKPTSKGLVIPEGSMWNTVLSVGVASFTFMVPILSGFIAYSIADRPGLAPGMVGGYVAANGAFYGSSAGTGFIGGIVAGFIAGYVVRYIKGIRVPKIIQPVMPILVIPVVSSLVVSSVFIFGIGKPIAGIMEGLTSWLNGMQDSSRVALAMVLGGMIAFDMGGPVNKVAFLFGSAMIGEGHPEIMGPIAVAICVPPLGLGVATMLARSRYSKEEVEAGKAAFAMGLVGITEGAIPFAAKDPVRVIPSIMVGSMCGAVVAMLSGVTDHVPHGGPIVAVLQAVDNVPMFFAAVAVGVAVTAVMVNFLKSR encoded by the coding sequence ATGAGGTTTGTGGCGGTTACATCGTGTCCTACCGGCATAGCTCATACCTACATGGCGGCGGAGAAGCTCAGCAGGGCGGCTCAGGCCAGAGGTCATGAGATAAAGGTGGAGACCCAGGGTTCCATAGGGGTGGAGAACCGGCTCACCGAGGAGGATATCCGGCTTGCGGATGGGGTGATAATAGCCGCGGGCAAGGGGGTTGATAAGGAGCGTTTCAGGGGTAAGCGATTGATAGAGGTGTCCGTGGCGGAGGGCATCAAGATGGCGGAGGGGATCATAGAGCGGCTTGAGAAGGGGGAAGCTCCGGTCTTCACGGGCTCCCTTGAGGGCAGGGAGGAAGCCTCGGAGACGGCGGTCGTCAAGGGCAAGGGGATGCCGGTTTACCAGAACCTGATGAACGGCGTGTCATACATGATCCCCTTCGTGGTCATAGGGGGCCTTCTGATCGCCCTGTCCCTGGCCATAGGAGGTAAGCCAACCTCCAAGGGGTTAGTGATACCGGAGGGCTCCATGTGGAACACGGTGTTGAGCGTAGGAGTTGCCAGCTTTACTTTCATGGTGCCCATCCTTTCGGGCTTCATCGCCTACAGCATAGCGGACCGCCCCGGACTTGCCCCCGGCATGGTGGGAGGATACGTGGCGGCCAACGGGGCTTTTTACGGCAGCTCCGCCGGTACCGGCTTCATAGGCGGCATAGTGGCGGGTTTCATCGCCGGCTACGTGGTCCGTTATATAAAGGGGATAAGGGTTCCCAAGATTATCCAGCCGGTGATGCCAATACTGGTCATACCGGTGGTGTCCTCTTTGGTGGTTTCGTCGGTGTTCATATTCGGCATAGGCAAGCCCATAGCGGGGATCATGGAGGGCTTAACCAGTTGGTTAAACGGCATGCAGGACTCCAGCCGGGTGGCCTTGGCCATGGTTCTTGGGGGGATGATAGCCTTTGACATGGGAGGCCCTGTGAACAAGGTGGCGTTCCTCTTCGGGTCCGCCATGATAGGGGAGGGGCATCCGGAGATCATGGGCCCCATAGCGGTGGCCATATGCGTTCCCCCGCTTGGGCTGGGGGTAGCCACCATGTTAGCTAGGTCTCGGTACTCCAAGGAGGAGGTGGAGGCCGGTAAGGCGGCGTTTGCCATGGGGCTGGTGGGCATCACCGAGGGGGCCATACCCTTTGCCGCCAAGGACCCGGTTAGGGTGATCCCGAGCATAATGGTGGGCTCCATGTGCGGGGCTGTGGTGGCCATGCTGAGCGGGGTGACGGATCATGTCCCCCACGGGGGTCCCATAGTGGCGGTCCTTCAGGCGGTGGATAACGTCCCCATGTTCTTCGCCGCTGTGGCGGTGGGTGTGGCTGTTACGGCGGTGATGGTTAACTTCCTGAAGAGCAGGTAG
- a CDS encoding BglG family transcription antiterminator produces the protein MEPRHRRILKLLIEADDYVPLSMVADRLGCSERTVRNHLKAMDEMLRREYRLSLDRRPGRGVALVGEGQSRGGLLRDLFAQPDPRLGDLEKAVLSELLDPHGEITVGRLSERLRLSRSTVTGILDRVESWLSQMGLRLSRKPNVGVQVQGDERAKRLAISRLHRLLLSPGPRCGAVDPGGLLHQGELGFLLVKIREVLEGMGIALTEDALQGLAVHLAVAVKRVRQGCPIRVAPNEVSMVEDRRELTAARRIIERLEEGLCLRMPKDEAIYLALHIRSSRLLTKGDISASLDVSEEALRLSGFLIGEFASRLDSRLGSDERLLADLATHLTSSLNRIRCGFPVVNPILGQIKRAFFYAFEVGLECASKCEGRMGIRLPEDEVGYVVLHVQAALERLRGLNGGECKVVIFCPQGIGIMRLMEAKISSAFPGLRVKGAGSLKCLVEETKDPYSVVIGTSPPPGGLNCPYLEVTPLLKDGEIRRIEELIRKESQGGLSRSSRYPFILSLLREDLLLLNHSGRDRWEVIETMASILHRVGLVRGDYSEAVKAREMISSTCIGGGLAIPHGDPHMAVGNAASVACLMRPVDWGGEEVQVVIMIAGCPGDGQDLKRLFGELAALSEDGETLEKLKAAKSVQEFCSVLKGDLF, from the coding sequence ATGGAGCCAAGGCATCGGAGGATCCTCAAGCTGCTTATTGAAGCGGATGACTACGTTCCCTTGTCGATGGTTGCGGATCGGCTGGGGTGCTCGGAGAGGACCGTCAGGAACCACCTTAAGGCGATGGACGAAATGCTCCGCCGGGAATACCGCCTGTCTTTGGATCGACGCCCTGGCCGTGGTGTGGCCCTGGTGGGGGAAGGACAGAGCCGGGGTGGTCTTCTAAGGGATCTATTCGCTCAGCCCGACCCCCGCTTGGGGGACCTAGAGAAGGCGGTCTTGTCAGAGCTGCTGGACCCCCATGGGGAGATTACGGTTGGCAGGCTGTCGGAGCGGCTCCGCTTAAGCCGATCTACGGTGACGGGTATCCTGGACAGGGTTGAGTCCTGGCTGTCCCAGATGGGCCTTAGACTTTCCAGGAAGCCCAACGTGGGGGTGCAGGTTCAGGGGGATGAGAGGGCCAAGAGGCTTGCCATATCAAGGCTTCACAGGCTTCTTCTGTCACCAGGCCCCCGGTGCGGAGCTGTGGATCCGGGCGGTCTTCTTCACCAGGGGGAGCTTGGTTTCCTGCTAGTTAAGATCCGGGAGGTCCTTGAGGGGATGGGTATAGCCCTGACGGAAGACGCCTTGCAGGGTCTCGCGGTTCACCTGGCGGTGGCGGTAAAGCGGGTGAGACAGGGGTGTCCCATAAGGGTTGCCCCTAACGAGGTTTCCATGGTGGAAGACCGCAGGGAGCTGACCGCCGCAAGGCGGATAATAGAGCGCCTGGAGGAGGGGCTTTGTCTTAGGATGCCCAAGGATGAGGCGATCTACCTGGCCCTCCACATCAGGAGCTCCAGGCTTCTTACGAAGGGGGATATATCTGCTTCACTGGATGTTAGCGAGGAGGCGCTTAGGTTAAGCGGCTTCTTGATAGGGGAGTTCGCAAGCCGACTTGATTCAAGGCTCGGGTCCGATGAGAGGTTGCTGGCGGATCTTGCCACGCACCTTACGTCCTCCTTGAACCGAATCCGCTGCGGGTTCCCGGTTGTTAACCCCATATTGGGGCAGATAAAGAGGGCCTTCTTCTACGCCTTTGAGGTGGGGTTAGAATGTGCCTCTAAGTGCGAGGGACGGATGGGCATAAGGCTGCCCGAGGACGAGGTGGGATACGTGGTCCTCCATGTGCAGGCGGCGTTAGAGCGGCTTAGGGGACTCAACGGGGGAGAGTGCAAGGTGGTGATCTTCTGTCCCCAGGGGATCGGCATAATGCGCCTGATGGAGGCCAAGATATCCTCCGCGTTCCCGGGTTTAAGGGTTAAGGGGGCCGGATCATTGAAGTGCCTCGTGGAGGAGACAAAGGACCCTTACTCGGTGGTGATAGGAACGTCTCCGCCCCCTGGAGGCCTCAACTGTCCGTACCTGGAGGTAACACCTCTGCTCAAAGATGGTGAGATAAGGAGGATTGAGGAGCTAATCCGCAAGGAGAGTCAGGGGGGGCTGTCCCGTTCATCCCGCTATCCTTTCATCCTAAGTCTGCTGCGGGAGGACCTTTTGCTTCTGAACCACAGCGGAAGGGACAGATGGGAGGTTATAGAAACCATGGCATCAATCCTGCACAGGGTTGGCCTGGTTCGCGGGGACTACTCCGAAGCAGTAAAGGCCAGGGAGATGATCTCGTCCACCTGCATAGGAGGGGGCCTTGCTATACCACATGGCGATCCCCATATGGCCGTTGGCAACGCCGCGTCGGTTGCCTGCCTTATGAGGCCGGTGGACTGGGGGGGCGAGGAGGTCCAGGTGGTGATCATGATAGCTGGTTGTCCCGGAGATGGACAGGATCTAAAACGCCTCTTCGGGGAGTTGGCGGCCTTGTCGGAGGATGGAGAAACCTTGGAGAAGTTAAAGGCTGCTAAATCCGTCCAGGAGTTCTGCAGCGTTCTTAAGGGGGATTTATTTTGA
- a CDS encoding PTS sugar transporter subunit IIA, translated as MNLMDLMPMSLVKLDLKGCTREEVIEEMAEMICCEGFLGDRDAYVRDVMAREALGTTGVGMGIAIPHGKSSGVKKPCVAFGRKASGIEWGSLDGEPARLVFMIAVPAEGALDQHLKILQSLSRRLMDDPLREGLMRATSPSDAIALLCRED; from the coding sequence GTGAATTTGATGGATCTGATGCCTATGAGCCTTGTAAAGTTGGACCTTAAAGGATGTACCAGGGAAGAGGTCATCGAGGAGATGGCCGAGATGATCTGCTGCGAGGGCTTTCTTGGCGACCGCGATGCCTACGTTAGGGACGTGATGGCCCGGGAGGCCCTGGGCACCACCGGCGTAGGCATGGGCATAGCAATACCTCACGGCAAGAGCTCGGGGGTAAAGAAGCCCTGTGTTGCCTTTGGTAGGAAGGCCTCGGGGATTGAATGGGGCAGCCTGGACGGAGAGCCCGCTCGTCTTGTGTTCATGATAGCAGTCCCCGCAGAGGGGGCTTTGGACCAGCACCTGAAGATCCTGCAGTCCCTTTCCCGGCGTCTCATGGATGATCCGTTGCGGGAGGGGCTCATGCGCGCGACGAGCCCCTCCGACGCGATCGCCCTATTGTGCCGGGAGGATTAA
- a CDS encoding type I phosphomannose isomerase catalytic subunit — protein MENLLFKLRPVLKERIWGGRRLSKLFGPAEGTLVGPVGECWALSGHPDGESLVDSGPFKGMGLYELFKLRPELFGDFSPSDRFPIMVKLIDANEDLSIQVHPDDRLAGELGEPDPGKAECWYVLDCPEGASIVLGHNGDTVGQVTEWILEGMWDRLVRRVPIRPGDFVFIPPGTVHSLCAGAFVAEVQISSDVTYRLYDYQRLGPDGSPRQLHVDKALRALQAPQRPLPKGPMKVHRGDGWEERVFLRGSPFSVSVVKSKRSISLSALESFLCVGVMSGEGRIRWDSQEISVSTGDHLVACRGTRFVLEGAVEVLLSSPEGKPAVVCP, from the coding sequence GTGGAGAACCTGTTGTTCAAACTGCGTCCGGTCCTTAAGGAGAGGATCTGGGGAGGCCGTAGGTTGTCGAAGCTTTTCGGCCCCGCGGAAGGGACCCTTGTCGGGCCCGTGGGGGAGTGCTGGGCCCTTTCGGGGCATCCGGACGGGGAGAGCCTGGTGGACTCCGGCCCCTTTAAGGGCATGGGGCTCTATGAACTCTTCAAGCTCCGTCCCGAGCTTTTCGGGGACTTCAGCCCCTCGGACCGGTTCCCAATCATGGTGAAGCTCATAGACGCCAACGAAGACCTCTCCATACAGGTACATCCGGACGATCGGTTGGCCGGGGAGCTGGGTGAGCCTGATCCGGGCAAGGCGGAGTGCTGGTATGTATTGGACTGTCCAGAGGGAGCATCCATAGTGCTGGGGCATAACGGGGACACGGTGGGACAGGTGACCGAATGGATCCTGGAGGGGATGTGGGATCGGTTGGTAAGACGGGTGCCTATACGTCCCGGGGACTTCGTCTTCATCCCCCCCGGCACGGTTCACTCCCTGTGCGCCGGGGCTTTCGTGGCGGAGGTGCAGATCAGCTCTGACGTCACGTACAGGCTGTATGACTACCAGCGCTTGGGTCCCGACGGATCTCCCCGGCAGCTTCACGTGGACAAGGCCCTTAGGGCCCTTCAAGCGCCCCAAAGGCCCCTGCCAAAGGGGCCTATGAAGGTCCACAGGGGAGACGGATGGGAGGAACGGGTTTTCCTTAGGGGCAGTCCGTTCTCCGTCTCCGTGGTGAAGTCCAAGCGGTCTATAAGCCTTTCGGCATTGGAGTCTTTCCTGTGCGTGGGGGTAATGTCCGGGGAGGGGCGGATAAGGTGGGATTCCCAAGAGATCTCGGTGTCGACCGGGGACCACTTGGTGGCGTGCAGGGGGACGAGGTTCGTCCTGGAGGGGGCCGTTGAGGTCCTCCTGTCCTCCCCGGAGGGGAAGCCCGCCGTGGTATGTCCATAG
- a CDS encoding methyl-accepting chemotaxis protein, whose protein sequence is MSDTPQVIKALSASHFSSTIMNSFMSQLDDVLVRRVLDVQRELGDIADKFQNLERLFNDIVHEFERSSREARNNVETINQMNVRLEEELRKSGTDLESMNSDVARTVDSTFETLNSFLEIEKISKEIQKIAKQTNLLALNASIEAARAGEHGKGFAVVAQEVQKLAIETKEASEKISSRVFSISAQVQGAMENVRRVSEMFSVIRGSLSGFMEFLATNKDFLGRVDQILEDASTKISGGAQEMNQSVRVMEEATNRFKSMASIISSIVKAQKNLNDVKL, encoded by the coding sequence ATGAGCGATACTCCTCAGGTCATAAAAGCCCTCTCCGCGTCCCACTTCAGCAGCACCATAATGAACTCCTTCATGTCCCAGCTGGACGACGTGCTTGTCAGGCGGGTGCTGGATGTCCAGCGGGAGCTGGGAGACATAGCGGACAAGTTTCAGAATCTGGAGAGGCTGTTCAACGATATAGTCCACGAGTTCGAGAGAAGCAGCCGGGAAGCCCGAAATAACGTGGAGACCATAAACCAGATGAACGTCAGGCTGGAGGAGGAGCTCAGGAAGTCCGGCACGGACCTGGAGAGCATGAACTCCGACGTGGCAAGGACCGTGGACTCCACGTTCGAGACCCTCAACTCCTTCCTGGAGATAGAGAAGATCTCCAAGGAGATCCAGAAGATCGCCAAGCAGACCAACCTTTTGGCCCTCAACGCCTCCATCGAGGCCGCCCGGGCGGGGGAGCACGGCAAGGGCTTCGCGGTTGTGGCCCAGGAGGTTCAGAAGCTGGCCATAGAGACCAAGGAGGCGTCGGAGAAGATCTCAAGCCGGGTCTTCTCCATCTCCGCCCAGGTCCAGGGGGCCATGGAGAACGTTCGGCGGGTGAGCGAGATGTTCTCGGTCATCCGGGGCTCCCTGTCGGGCTTCATGGAGTTCCTGGCCACCAACAAGGACTTCCTGGGCCGGGTGGACCAGATACTGGAGGACGCCAGCACCAAGATATCCGGCGGCGCCCAGGAGATGAACCAGTCGGTGCGGGTCATGGAGGAGGCCACGAACCGCTTCAAGTCCATGGCATCCATCATATCCTCCATAGTAAAGGCCCAGAAGAACCTGAACGACGTGAAGCTATAG